In the Palaeococcus pacificus DY20341 genome, one interval contains:
- a CDS encoding MBL fold metallo-hydrolase → MKVIPLASESLGVRSLAIYAEIDKMGILIDPGVALGPKRYSLPPAKAELEALAKGREKIQAYAKKADIITISHYHYDHHTPFFEGLYESSSPERAKEIYESKTLLIKHPKENINFSQRKRSWAFLKEVERIARKIKYADAKLFDFGDFIVEFSPAVPHGSEGSKLGFVVMVLVDDGTKRLIHASDTQLLNDRAKEWIIKEVPDILIAGGPPTYLEYRVKDAWRVGVKNLNEIIKETNAQIILDHHLIRDKRYPTFFEELEKEPLTFARFLKNEDKPLEAYRKELHKIEKGENAEIPFSL, encoded by the coding sequence ATGAAGGTAATACCCCTAGCATCGGAGAGCTTAGGTGTTAGGAGCTTAGCGATTTATGCTGAAATAGATAAGATGGGAATTCTCATAGACCCTGGTGTAGCGTTAGGGCCTAAACGCTATTCGCTGCCCCCAGCAAAGGCAGAGCTTGAAGCCTTAGCCAAAGGTAGGGAAAAAATCCAGGCTTACGCTAAAAAAGCAGACATAATAACGATTTCTCATTACCACTACGACCATCACACACCTTTCTTTGAAGGACTTTATGAAAGCTCATCTCCCGAAAGGGCGAAGGAGATTTATGAAAGCAAAACCCTCCTCATCAAACACCCAAAGGAGAACATAAATTTCAGCCAGAGAAAACGCTCTTGGGCCTTCTTGAAAGAGGTCGAAAGGATTGCCCGGAAAATTAAATATGCTGATGCTAAGCTCTTTGATTTCGGCGATTTCATAGTCGAGTTCTCTCCCGCTGTTCCCCATGGAAGTGAAGGCTCAAAACTCGGCTTCGTTGTGATGGTGCTCGTAGATGACGGCACTAAAAGGCTAATCCACGCAAGCGACACCCAGCTATTGAATGATAGAGCGAAGGAGTGGATCATAAAGGAAGTACCAGATATTTTGATAGCAGGTGGCCCTCCGACGTACTTGGAATACAGGGTTAAAGATGCTTGGAGGGTAGGAGTGAAGAATTTAAACGAAATAATAAAAGAAACCAATGCTCAAATAATTCTCGACCACCATTTGATTAGAGACAAGCGCTATCCCACGTTCTTTGAGGAGCTTGAAAAAGAGCCCTTAACATTTGCGCGCTTCCTCAAGAATGAGGATAAACCCCTCGAAGCTTATAGAAAGGAGCTTCACAAAATAGAAAAAGGAGAAAATGCAGAGATTCCTTTTAGCCTTTAA